A single region of the Branchiostoma lanceolatum isolate klBraLanc5 chromosome 1, klBraLanc5.hap2, whole genome shotgun sequence genome encodes:
- the LOC136448180 gene encoding serine/threonine-protein phosphatase PGAM5, mitochondrial-like isoform X2, with product MPWASWGLAHVRKQEDVRKVGAGCSRDLSSDFHYIFSNSLANPRLFFLAMPPSAYARAAKVVCGFGAVAFGVYLGYENRHRTTLRASWTTNFKPSVEWDWNWDRREPSSLVKPPKTEDEKDSNEYNVKVEAVKSKANRHLIFIRHGQYDMGPKSDEGRKLTGLGKEQATFTGKRLQELSKELGDFDLVIQSTMTRAMETAQIISGFLPKVPSKSCELLREGAPIPPEPPIGHWRPEPSFYEDGARIEAAFRKYVHRADAEQTVDSYEVFVCHANVIRYFVCRALQFPPEAWLRISLNHGSITWLTVRPNGRVVLKALGDSGHIPVDKLTTS from the exons ATGCCGTGGGCATCTTGGGGCCTCGCTCATGTGCGGAAGCAAGAAGACGTGCGGAAGGTTGGGGCGGGCTGTTCAAGAGATCTCTCTTCCGACTTTCACTACATTTTCAGCAATTCTCTGGCCAACCCTCGCCTGTTTTTCCTCGCCATGCCTCCTTCTGCGTACGCTCGAGCTGCTAAGGTAGTGTGTGGTTTCGGCGCGGTGGCGTTTGGAGTTTATTTGGGCTACGAGAACCGACACAGAACAACGCTCCGTGCATCGTGgaccaccaacttcaaacccaGTGTAGAATGGGACTGGAACTGGGACAG GCGTGAGCCCAGCAGCCTGGTGAAGCCCCCAAAGACAGAAGATGAGAAGGACTCCAACGAGTACAACGTGAAGGTGGAGGCAGTCAAGTCCAAGGCCAACAGGCACCTCATCTTCATCAGACATGGGCAGTATGACATGGGTCCCAAGAGCGATGAGGGGAGGAAACTAACAGGGCTAG GTAAAGAACAGGCGACTTTCACAGGGAAAAGACTACAGGAGCTGAGTAAGGAACTCGGTGACTTTGACCTCGTTATACAGTCCACAATGACGCGTGCGATGGAGACCGCACAGATCATCTCAGGTTTTCTTCCCAAGGTGCCTTCCAAGAGTTGTGAGTTGCTGCGGGAGGGGGCACCCATCCCTCCAGAACCCCCCATAGGCCATTGGAGACCGGAACCTTCT TTCTACGAGGACGGCGCTCGAATTGAGGCAGCTTTCAGGAAGTATGTCCACAGGGCAGATGCGGAGCAAACCGTGGACAGTTACGAAGTTTTTGTCTGTCATGCCAACGTCATACGATACTTTGTCTGCAG AGCGCTGCAGTTCCCACCAGAAGCCTGGCTACGCATCAGTCTGAACCACGGGAGCATCACGTGGCTGACGGTACGTCCCAACGGCAGGGTCGTCCTGAAGGCGCTAGGGGACAGCGGCCACATTCCCGTGGACAAACTCACGACATCATAG
- the LOC136448176 gene encoding uncharacterized protein, whose amino-acid sequence MEIIRTQGNPGAIQTHPSVRLKGTELNYTPQSCIDQTCTNRNSVHYHCPLCTKVDSYGDPVILKAHFRVKHVDKSIEFAGLKVLRCCKSCEIVGVIKGEKRFKGAHWHCYRCRNGFNRRDEAVKHYKTHFRHPQTTFQIQIPNELIDPEPGDSLLEAGSATHALTTTTSQFSSIHPVLTEAVMTTAQLTNDGKGESAVPNGVAANEIVATTDGQTYVLIPENAQGDLGAEHCEVVSYEAQSDMVDTSSLSQEDIEGTLTQDNILRLLEQRRQLQAEVEQLQAQNQQLQVDREDMERQLREEIAQLKQQVQDLSSSSPSLSDRQRSQQEQPEDTQVQELIDKLNREHRQLLEQQVALLRQVDQGKQQASHPILVTMLSPSDSGTATSQENVESVTTSSQLGQQQVQFQTLYVTHNMHGDANGSENDSRELMASNGVSESSNVIMDVGEDSHQLLVDGINVSLDKRKAEEGLLEEPNKRRKDCP is encoded by the exons ATGGAAATCATAAGAACCCAGGGTAACCCAGGAGCGATTCAA ACACATCCATCTGTTCGACTAAAGGGCACGGAGTTGAACTATACGCCGCAGTCGTGTATCGACCAGACCTGTACCAACAGGAACAGCGTACACTACCACTGTCCGCTCTGTACGAAGGTAGACTCGTATGGAGACCCCGTCATCCTCAAAGCACACTTCAGAGTCAAGCATGTGGACAAGAGCATCGAGTTTGCTG GGTTAAAGGTCCTGCGATGCTGCAAGTCCTGTGAAATTGTCGGAGTCATTAAAGGCGAGAAGCGGTTTAAGGGTGCTCACTGGCACTGCTACAGGTGCAGGAATGGCTTCAACAGGAGAGATGAGGCCGTCAAACACTACAAGACTCACTTCCGCCATCCACAGACAACCTTCCAGATACAGATTCCAAAC GAACTGATAGACCCCGAGCCAGGCGACAGTTTACTGGAAGCAGGCAGTGCCACCCATGCCctcaccaccaccacctcccAGTTCTCCAGCATCCATCCCGTCCTCACAGAGGCTGTCATGACAACCGCTCAGCTGACCAATGACGGCAAGGGAGAGAGCGCCGTGCCCAACGGTGTGGCAGCCAATGAGATCGTGGCTACTACAGATGGTCAGACGTACGTCCTCATCCCAGAAAATGCTCAG GGAGACCTGGGTGCCGAGCACTGCGAGGTTGTGAGTTACGAAGCCCAGTCCGACATGGTGGACACCAGCAGCCTGTCGCAGGAGGACATTGAGGGGACGCTGACGCAGGACAACATCCTCCGGCTGCTGGAACAGCGCAGACAGCTGCAGGCGGAGGTGGAACAGCTGCAG GCGCAGAACCAGCAGCTGCAGGTGGACAGGGAGGACATGGAGAGGCAGCTGCGCGAGGAGATAGCACAGCTGAAACAGCAG GTGCAAGACCTTTCCTCTTCAAGTCCCAGTTTGTCTGACAGACAGAGAAGTCAGCAGGAGCAACCTGAAG ACACACAGGTCCAGGAGTTGATAGACAAACTGAACAGGGAGCACAGACAGCTGTTGGAACAGCAGGTGGCCCTCCTCCGGCAGGTGGACCAGGGAAAGCAACAG GCTTCTCACCCCATCCTGGTGACCATGTTGTCCCCATCAGACTCTGGAACTGCCACGTCACAGGAGAACGTTGAGTCCGTCACAACTAGCTCACAACTGGGACAGCAACAGGTTCAATTTCAGACTCTGTACGTAACGCACAACATGCACGGGGACGCAAACGGGTCCGAGAATGATAGCAGAGAGTTAATGGCTTCCAACGGGGTCTCGGAGAGTTCTAACGTCATCATGGATGTGGGGGAAGATTCGCATCAGCTGCTTGTAGACGGTATTAATGTTAGCTTGGACAAGAGGAAGGCAGAGGAAGGTCTGTTAGAAGAACCCAACAAAAGGCGAAAAGACTGTCCGtga
- the LOC136448180 gene encoding serine/threonine-protein phosphatase PGAM5, mitochondrial-like isoform X1 codes for MPWASWGLAHVRKQEDVRKVGAGCSRDLSSDFHYIFSNSLANPRLFFLAMPPSAYARAAKVVCGFGAVAFGVYLGYENRHRTTLRASWTTNFKPSVEWDWNWDRREPSSLVKPPKTEDEKDSNEYNVKVEAVKSKANRHLIFIRHGQYDMGPKSDEGRKLTGLGKEQATFTGKRLQELSKELGDFDLVIQSTMTRAMETAQIISGFLPKVPSKSCELLREGAPIPPEPPIGHWRPEPSQFYEDGARIEAAFRKYVHRADAEQTVDSYEVFVCHANVIRYFVCRALQFPPEAWLRISLNHGSITWLTVRPNGRVVLKALGDSGHIPVDKLTTS; via the exons ATGCCGTGGGCATCTTGGGGCCTCGCTCATGTGCGGAAGCAAGAAGACGTGCGGAAGGTTGGGGCGGGCTGTTCAAGAGATCTCTCTTCCGACTTTCACTACATTTTCAGCAATTCTCTGGCCAACCCTCGCCTGTTTTTCCTCGCCATGCCTCCTTCTGCGTACGCTCGAGCTGCTAAGGTAGTGTGTGGTTTCGGCGCGGTGGCGTTTGGAGTTTATTTGGGCTACGAGAACCGACACAGAACAACGCTCCGTGCATCGTGgaccaccaacttcaaacccaGTGTAGAATGGGACTGGAACTGGGACAG GCGTGAGCCCAGCAGCCTGGTGAAGCCCCCAAAGACAGAAGATGAGAAGGACTCCAACGAGTACAACGTGAAGGTGGAGGCAGTCAAGTCCAAGGCCAACAGGCACCTCATCTTCATCAGACATGGGCAGTATGACATGGGTCCCAAGAGCGATGAGGGGAGGAAACTAACAGGGCTAG GTAAAGAACAGGCGACTTTCACAGGGAAAAGACTACAGGAGCTGAGTAAGGAACTCGGTGACTTTGACCTCGTTATACAGTCCACAATGACGCGTGCGATGGAGACCGCACAGATCATCTCAGGTTTTCTTCCCAAGGTGCCTTCCAAGAGTTGTGAGTTGCTGCGGGAGGGGGCACCCATCCCTCCAGAACCCCCCATAGGCCATTGGAGACCGGAACCTTCT CAGTTCTACGAGGACGGCGCTCGAATTGAGGCAGCTTTCAGGAAGTATGTCCACAGGGCAGATGCGGAGCAAACCGTGGACAGTTACGAAGTTTTTGTCTGTCATGCCAACGTCATACGATACTTTGTCTGCAG AGCGCTGCAGTTCCCACCAGAAGCCTGGCTACGCATCAGTCTGAACCACGGGAGCATCACGTGGCTGACGGTACGTCCCAACGGCAGGGTCGTCCTGAAGGCGCTAGGGGACAGCGGCCACATTCCCGTGGACAAACTCACGACATCATAG